The Canis lupus familiaris isolate Mischka breed German Shepherd chromosome X, alternate assembly UU_Cfam_GSD_1.0, whole genome shotgun sequence genome has a segment encoding these proteins:
- the RAP2C gene encoding ras-related protein Rap-2c isoform X1, with protein MREYKVVVLGSGGVGKSALTVQFVTGTFIEKYDPTIEDFYRKEIEVDSSPSVLEILDTAGTEQFASMRDLYIKNGQGFILVYSLVNQQSFQDIKPMRDQIVRVKRYEKVPLILVGNKVDLEPEREVMSSEGRALAQEWGCPFMETSAKSKSMVDELFAEIVRQMNYSSLPEKQDQCCTTCVVQ; from the exons ATGAGGGAATACAAGGTAGTGGTGTTAGGGAGCGGAGGGGTTGGCAAATCTGCCCTTACTGTGCAGTTTGTCACCGGGACTTTCATTGAGAAATATGACCCCACCATTGAAGATTTCTACCGCAAAGAGATCGAAGTGGACTCTTCCCCCTCCGTGCTGGAAATTCTGGACACCGCAGGAACTGAGCAGTTTGCCTCCATGAGAGATCTCTACATCAAAAACGGCCAAGGTTTCATCCTGGTTTATAGCCTGGTTAATCAACAGTCCTTCCAG GATATCAAGCCCATGAGAGATCAGATTGTCAGAGTGAAGAGATATGAAAAAGTCCCACTGATCCTAGTGGGAAATAAAGTGGATCTGGAACCAGAAAGAGAGGTTATGTCTTCAGAAGGCAGAGCTCTGGCTCAAGAATGGGGCTGCCCTTTCATGGAAACATCGGCAAAAAGTAAATCAATGGTGGATGAACTTTTTGCTGAGATCGTCAGGCAAATGAACTATTCATCCCTACCCGAGAAGCAAGATCAGTGTTGTACAACTTGCGTtgtccagtaa
- the RAP2C gene encoding ras-related protein Rap-2c isoform X2 translates to MRDLYIKNGQGFILVYSLVNQQSFQDIKPMRDQIVRVKRYEKVPLILVGNKVDLEPEREVMSSEGRALAQEWGCPFMETSAKSKSMVDELFAEIVRQMNYSSLPEKQDQCCTTCVVQ, encoded by the exons ATGAGAGATCTCTACATCAAAAACGGCCAAGGTTTCATCCTGGTTTATAGCCTGGTTAATCAACAGTCCTTCCAG GATATCAAGCCCATGAGAGATCAGATTGTCAGAGTGAAGAGATATGAAAAAGTCCCACTGATCCTAGTGGGAAATAAAGTGGATCTGGAACCAGAAAGAGAGGTTATGTCTTCAGAAGGCAGAGCTCTGGCTCAAGAATGGGGCTGCCCTTTCATGGAAACATCGGCAAAAAGTAAATCAATGGTGGATGAACTTTTTGCTGAGATCGTCAGGCAAATGAACTATTCATCCCTACCCGAGAAGCAAGATCAGTGTTGTACAACTTGCGTtgtccagtaa